One window from the genome of Prosthecobacter sp. SYSU 5D2 encodes:
- a CDS encoding GldG family protein, whose protein sequence is MPDPTPETPKPAAASIPQRWGIGMNVALQVLLVLAIFFGVNRISYRYHARWDLSPQQSYTLSSLTQNYVSKLPKDVLIANVFARDAKIFPDVQALLEEYRIHGKGRIKLRSIDPLRDLERAEELKAETGLPLDQSGIVIRAGGRTRFIREEEMIIRETGTATTRAIKEFRGEDAVTSALMNLVEGGERKFYLVVGKGSRTEGALTDVMAALGELGRQQNFQLLPLNLAEITQIPEDADGLILAGIRYDLSEREIAMLKAYWEGRRAGLMVMLDPGGETSRLHAFLGLNGVMPREDRVLYAESTGSGTRKEFSVQAIFDNESTITGPLSSSTVSLPGQSQSLDVRFSDEYLQNQNITVHPLIAATDRYWGEKNYLEDLPVVDDEDTRQPVYLAASVERGIVADVRLSVDGCRMVVVGNASLLDKKTALAVNRDFVAASLNWIVNRDRVSGIPSKLKHSYRIQLSPRQNELIFWITSITMPGLVLVLGLLVWASRRAA, encoded by the coding sequence ATGCCCGATCCCACACCTGAAACTCCCAAGCCCGCCGCTGCTTCCATCCCCCAACGATGGGGCATTGGCATGAACGTGGCCTTGCAGGTCCTTTTGGTGCTGGCCATTTTTTTTGGGGTGAACCGCATCAGCTACCGCTACCACGCGCGCTGGGACCTGAGCCCGCAGCAAAGTTACACGCTCAGCTCGCTGACCCAGAACTATGTCAGCAAGCTGCCCAAAGATGTGCTGATCGCCAACGTCTTCGCCCGTGATGCCAAGATCTTCCCAGATGTGCAGGCACTGCTGGAGGAATACCGCATTCATGGTAAAGGACGCATCAAGCTCCGGTCTATTGATCCTCTGCGGGACCTGGAGCGTGCCGAGGAGCTGAAGGCGGAAACCGGTCTGCCTCTGGACCAAAGCGGAATCGTTATCCGGGCTGGCGGCCGCACCCGCTTTATCCGTGAGGAAGAAATGATCATCCGCGAGACAGGCACGGCGACCACCCGGGCCATCAAGGAGTTTCGTGGCGAAGATGCCGTGACCTCCGCGCTGATGAACCTCGTGGAAGGCGGGGAGCGGAAATTTTACCTGGTGGTGGGCAAGGGCTCACGCACCGAAGGGGCGCTCACCGATGTCATGGCCGCACTGGGCGAACTGGGACGGCAGCAGAATTTCCAGCTCCTGCCGTTGAACCTGGCCGAAATCACCCAGATCCCGGAGGATGCGGACGGGCTGATTCTGGCAGGCATCCGCTATGATCTTTCCGAGCGCGAAATCGCGATGCTGAAGGCCTATTGGGAAGGGCGGCGTGCGGGCCTGATGGTCATGCTGGATCCGGGAGGCGAGACTTCGCGTCTGCATGCTTTTCTGGGGTTGAACGGGGTGATGCCCCGTGAAGACCGTGTGCTCTATGCCGAAAGCACCGGCTCTGGCACACGCAAAGAGTTCTCTGTCCAGGCCATTTTCGACAATGAATCCACCATCACGGGACCGCTTTCCTCTTCCACCGTAAGCCTGCCGGGCCAGTCCCAGTCCCTGGATGTGCGTTTTTCAGACGAGTATCTGCAAAACCAAAACATCACGGTGCACCCTCTGATTGCTGCTACCGACCGCTACTGGGGGGAGAAAAACTACCTCGAAGATCTCCCGGTGGTGGATGACGAGGATACCAGGCAGCCTGTTTATCTGGCCGCTTCTGTGGAGCGCGGCATCGTGGCGGATGTCCGCCTGAGCGTGGACGGCTGCCGCATGGTGGTGGTGGGAAATGCCTCTTTGCTGGACAAAAAAACGGCCCTTGCGGTTAACCGGGATTTTGTTGCAGCCAGCCTTAACTGGATTGTCAACCGTGACCGGGTCAGCGGCATTCCTTCGAAGCTTAAGCACAGCTACCGCATTCAGCTCAGCCCCCGTCAGAACGAACTGATTTTCTGGATCACCTCCATCACCATGCCCGGCCTGGTGCTTGTGCTCGGCCTTCTCGTCTGGGCATCCCGCAGGGCCGCCTGA
- a CDS encoding ABC transporter permease, producing the protein MRIFWVLLKKEMRAFFVSPMAYIVLALIMVLNGFCLRAALSLLESAPSEGSIVTWTFDAIWFWLSYFFVFPLLTMRLFAEEKKMGTFETLFTAPVRAWQVVWAKYIASVVIYCVLWVPSYLNFQILDWITVGQIEMPEGAMKGSYLILFAMGLFNLAMGCLASAMTSNQIIAAIISFTASLLHFLVGLFISVIGRQVNETFVDITNYFASREHIRTFTSGLIDTRPLVYYTSLALLFLALTHQVVEYRRWRS; encoded by the coding sequence ATGAGAATTTTCTGGGTCCTGCTCAAAAAAGAAATGCGCGCCTTTTTCGTGTCGCCCATGGCATACATTGTCCTGGCGCTGATCATGGTGCTGAATGGCTTCTGCCTGCGGGCCGCCCTTTCCCTGTTGGAAAGCGCTCCGAGCGAGGGTTCCATCGTCACCTGGACTTTTGATGCCATCTGGTTCTGGCTCTCCTATTTCTTCGTCTTCCCGCTGCTGACCATGCGCCTCTTTGCCGAGGAGAAAAAGATGGGCACCTTTGAAACACTCTTCACCGCCCCGGTCCGCGCGTGGCAGGTGGTCTGGGCCAAATACATCGCCTCGGTGGTGATTTACTGTGTGCTGTGGGTGCCAAGCTACCTCAACTTCCAGATCCTGGACTGGATCACCGTGGGGCAGATTGAGATGCCTGAAGGAGCCATGAAGGGCAGCTACCTGATTCTGTTTGCCATGGGGCTCTTTAATTTGGCCATGGGCTGCCTGGCCTCCGCCATGACATCCAACCAGATCATCGCCGCCATCATCTCCTTCACCGCCAGCCTGTTGCATTTCCTGGTGGGCCTTTTTATCAGTGTCATTGGCCGTCAAGTGAACGAAACCTTTGTGGACATCACCAACTACTTTGCCAGCCGGGAGCACATCCGCACCTTCACCAGCGGCCTCATTGATACGCGTCCGCTGGTGTATTACACCAGTCTGGCGCTGCTCTTTCTGGCCCTGACCCATCAGGTGGTGGAGTATCGCCGCTGGAGGTCCTGA
- a CDS encoding ATP-binding cassette domain-containing protein, producing the protein MISVQDLTKQYAGRMAVDHISFEVEPGEIVGFLGPNGAGKSTTMRVLTGYLPPSSGSVRVNGFDVFRESLEVKRSVGYMPEMAPLYTDMKVKEYLRFRGELKGLRGRQMRHRVGEVMDLCSVTDVRRRLIGNLSKGYRQRVALADALLHEPPLLILDEPTSGLDPVQIRQVRELLASLRPKHTILLSTHIMQEVEQICDRVLVIHHGRLLAYDTPANLTRKLRALTQVVVEVEGQGDFISAFEALPKVRKVMEESKDGVWTRLVLRVEPGHDVREAVMQSAAAKGWKLRELHWQLPSLEDVFVELAASEPVKS; encoded by the coding sequence ATGATTTCCGTACAAGACCTCACCAAGCAGTATGCAGGACGCATGGCGGTGGACCACATCTCCTTTGAGGTGGAGCCGGGTGAGATCGTCGGTTTCTTGGGCCCCAACGGTGCCGGGAAGTCCACCACCATGAGAGTGCTCACCGGCTACCTGCCGCCTTCCTCCGGGAGTGTGCGGGTGAACGGGTTTGATGTGTTTCGTGAGTCTCTGGAAGTGAAGCGTTCCGTAGGGTACATGCCGGAAATGGCCCCTCTTTATACCGACATGAAGGTGAAAGAGTATCTGCGCTTCCGTGGGGAGCTGAAAGGGCTGCGTGGGCGGCAAATGCGCCACCGCGTGGGGGAGGTCATGGACCTGTGCTCCGTGACGGATGTGCGGCGCCGGCTGATTGGCAATCTTTCCAAAGGCTACCGCCAGCGGGTGGCCCTGGCGGATGCGCTTTTGCATGAGCCACCGCTGCTCATCCTGGATGAGCCGACAAGCGGCCTGGACCCCGTGCAGATCCGCCAGGTGCGCGAGCTGCTGGCCAGCCTGCGGCCCAAACACACCATCCTGCTTTCCACCCATATCATGCAGGAGGTGGAGCAGATTTGCGATCGCGTCCTGGTGATCCATCATGGCCGCCTGCTGGCCTATGACACCCCTGCCAACCTGACGCGCAAGCTGCGTGCGCTGACCCAGGTTGTTGTGGAAGTGGAAGGGCAGGGGGACTTCATTTCCGCCTTTGAAGCCCTCCCCAAGGTCCGCAAAGTCATGGAGGAATCCAAAGACGGTGTCTGGACGCGCTTAGTGCTGCGGGTGGAGCCTGGACATGATGTGCGCGAAGCCGTGATGCAGTCGGCAGCCGCCAAAGGCTGGAAGCTGCGGGAGCTGCACTGGCAACTGCCCAGCCTGGAAGATGTTTTTGTGGAGCTGGCCGCCTCTGAACCGGTGAAATCCTGA
- a CDS encoding twin-arginine translocase TatA/TatE family subunit has protein sequence MNTSHLFAAFGPLGTPELIIIAVLVLVLFGAKKLPTFARSLGKSMGEFKKAREEFEHELTRSQEEAERPTPAPVIPATAEKRQPVTSAKDI, from the coding sequence ATGAACACTTCCCATCTCTTTGCTGCTTTTGGCCCTCTCGGCACGCCTGAGCTGATCATCATCGCCGTTCTCGTCCTGGTTCTTTTCGGAGCCAAGAAGCTTCCAACGTTCGCCCGCAGCCTGGGCAAGAGCATGGGGGAATTCAAGAAAGCCCGTGAGGAGTTCGAGCATGAGCTGACCCGCTCCCAGGAAGAGGCTGAGCGCCCGACCCCTGCTCCGGTCATCCCTGCCACTGCTGAAAAGCGCCAGCCGGTCACTTCCGCCAAAGACATCTAA
- a CDS encoding endonuclease/exonuclease/phosphatase family protein, which yields MHAGHAFFQRRGFVPAVFFCLLLPWLPAGAQERPEAVVFCSYNVKNWLLMQRSFGDKDAPPASKPEKEKAKVVEFLADIRPDILGLCEIGSVADLKEIQSRLQSEGIDLPHLEHCAGADPTRSLGLLSRYPIMGRNSQNRLYYQMGAASFPMQRGILDATVSITTDFQVRFLGVHLKSKRAIPEADETLMRRNEAHLLRLHMDRLFVQEPGAQVVCYGDFNEHRNEPAISAIIGSRASPGYMTDLHLQDAHGLVWTHFWDDADVYGRLDYLFVSRSLRPRVDMKGSYIHTAADFDKASDHRPIVMTIKPGRNSSRAQQ from the coding sequence ATGCACGCCGGTCATGCTTTTTTTCAACGGCGGGGATTCGTCCCCGCCGTTTTCTTTTGCCTGCTGCTTCCCTGGCTGCCTGCCGGGGCCCAGGAAAGGCCTGAAGCGGTTGTCTTCTGCTCTTACAATGTCAAAAACTGGCTGCTGATGCAGCGCTCCTTTGGTGACAAGGACGCCCCGCCCGCCTCCAAACCCGAAAAGGAAAAGGCGAAAGTGGTGGAGTTTCTCGCCGACATCCGGCCGGATATCCTGGGATTGTGCGAGATTGGCAGCGTCGCGGACTTGAAGGAGATCCAGTCGCGCCTTCAATCGGAGGGAATTGACCTGCCGCATCTGGAGCATTGCGCTGGCGCAGATCCCACCCGCAGCCTGGGGCTGCTGTCCCGCTACCCGATCATGGGGCGAAATTCTCAAAACAGGCTCTATTACCAGATGGGAGCCGCCTCCTTCCCCATGCAGCGAGGCATCCTGGATGCGACAGTCAGTATCACCACGGATTTCCAGGTGCGTTTTCTGGGGGTGCATTTGAAATCCAAACGGGCGATTCCTGAAGCCGACGAAACCCTTATGCGCCGCAATGAAGCGCATCTGTTGCGGTTGCACATGGACAGGCTCTTTGTGCAGGAACCCGGAGCCCAGGTCGTCTGCTATGGCGACTTCAACGAGCATCGCAATGAACCCGCCATCAGTGCCATCATCGGCTCCCGCGCCAGCCCCGGCTACATGACGGACCTGCATCTGCAGGATGCGCACGGGCTGGTTTGGACCCATTTTTGGGATGACGCGGATGTTTATGGCAGGCTGGACTACTTATTTGTCAGCCGCAGCCTTCGGCCCCGAGTGGACATGAAAGGCTCCTATATCCATACCGCCGCCGATTTTGACAAAGCCAGCGACCACCGCCCCATCGTCATGACGATCAAGCCGGGGCGCAACTCTTCACGCGCTCAGCAGTGA
- a CDS encoding bifunctional riboflavin kinase/FAD synthetase, with the protein MLQLRSIHELSQIPGPVSLAIGVFDGVHLGHQEVIRAAQEHAVQHHGQAVVMSFDPHPLSVLRPDMMPKRLCGEKLRARLLAEMGVAGTLLCPFTCEVAETSAEEFVRSLVAACRPLGCISVGYTWSFGKNRSGNIHSLMDLGQQHDFAVYGVPPIRLDGEVVSSTLIRDAVTVGDLVRAGALLGRPYSLLGQVIAGRQLARQLGFPTANVRPEAEVLPPFGVYAVQARIADDWRPGIANLGIRPTVESDVVAPALEIHVFDWEGDLYGQDVEVRMGTFLRPEKKFSGVEELLTQIRTDVTRARSLLSA; encoded by the coding sequence ATGCTGCAATTGCGTTCCATCCACGAGCTTTCCCAGATTCCCGGCCCTGTTTCCCTGGCCATTGGTGTCTTTGATGGCGTGCATCTGGGGCATCAGGAGGTCATCCGGGCGGCGCAGGAGCATGCGGTGCAGCATCATGGGCAGGCGGTGGTCATGAGCTTTGACCCGCATCCCCTCAGCGTGCTGCGGCCGGACATGATGCCGAAGCGGCTGTGCGGGGAAAAACTGCGGGCTCGGCTGCTGGCGGAGATGGGTGTGGCGGGCACTTTGCTTTGTCCCTTCACCTGCGAGGTGGCGGAGACCTCGGCCGAAGAATTTGTCCGCTCCCTGGTGGCTGCCTGCCGCCCGCTCGGGTGCATTTCAGTCGGCTACACCTGGAGTTTCGGGAAGAACCGGAGCGGCAACATTCACTCCCTCATGGACCTGGGCCAGCAGCATGACTTTGCCGTCTATGGGGTGCCGCCCATCCGCCTGGATGGGGAGGTGGTCAGCAGCACGCTGATCCGCGATGCCGTGACCGTCGGTGACCTTGTCCGTGCCGGAGCCCTGCTGGGCCGGCCCTACTCCTTGCTGGGCCAGGTCATCGCAGGCCGCCAGCTCGCCCGCCAGCTCGGTTTTCCCACCGCCAATGTCCGCCCCGAGGCGGAGGTGCTGCCACCCTTTGGTGTCTATGCCGTGCAGGCCCGCATTGCGGACGACTGGCGGCCCGGCATCGCCAATCTCGGCATCCGCCCGACCGTGGAGTCAGATGTCGTGGCGCCAGCCCTGGAAATACATGTTTTTGACTGGGAAGGGGACCTCTACGGCCAGGACGTGGAGGTGCGTATGGGAACCTTCCTGCGCCCCGAGAAAAAATTCAGCGGTGTCGAAGAACTCCTGACCCAGATCCGCACCGATGTGACCCGTGCCCGCTCACTGCTGAGCGCGTGA
- a CDS encoding patatin-like phospholipase family protein has product MNPNLNPSSPGWMRNAEDPGMAGGGAATPAPGQPRIGLALSGGGARGLAHVGVLQVLEEHQIPLAAVAGTSMGAYVGALHASGFNTQDLESLAREIKDRRTLLRLMDPIFPPTTGLIRGMKIRRHLERSLGARTFEELDIPLLIVATDLDTMAAHVFDSGPLGPAVHASAAIPGVCAPVHIDGRRFTDGGAAEPLPVGLLRERFKLDAVIAVNVLPNSQDVLHCKDLAFVPPKVHKNIFIRTVNYLLRPVNLLAHGNVMDTFRRALMCAQLGLAEKECRSADVVIHPFFCESTWFDFENFDRYIRAGRRAAEEALPQIYALLGQSTPNKEYNHENSLLEPSSVGFCAA; this is encoded by the coding sequence ATGAACCCCAATTTGAATCCATCCTCCCCCGGATGGATGCGGAATGCGGAAGATCCGGGGATGGCAGGCGGCGGTGCGGCAACACCCGCTCCAGGGCAGCCACGCATCGGCCTGGCACTGTCTGGCGGCGGGGCACGCGGGCTGGCCCATGTCGGCGTTTTGCAAGTTTTGGAGGAGCATCAAATCCCTCTGGCAGCCGTCGCAGGCACCAGCATGGGAGCCTACGTCGGCGCGCTTCACGCCTCGGGGTTTAACACCCAGGACCTGGAATCGCTGGCGCGCGAAATCAAGGACCGCCGCACTTTGCTGCGGCTGATGGACCCCATTTTTCCGCCCACCACCGGGCTGATCCGCGGCATGAAGATCCGCCGCCATCTGGAGCGGTCGCTCGGGGCGCGCACCTTTGAGGAGCTGGACATCCCGCTGCTCATCGTGGCCACGGATCTGGACACGATGGCGGCTCATGTCTTCGACAGCGGTCCGCTGGGGCCTGCGGTGCATGCCAGCGCCGCCATCCCGGGTGTGTGTGCCCCGGTGCACATTGACGGACGCCGTTTTACCGATGGCGGAGCTGCCGAGCCGCTGCCTGTGGGCCTGCTGCGGGAGCGCTTCAAACTGGATGCTGTGATCGCGGTGAATGTGCTGCCCAACAGCCAGGATGTGCTGCACTGCAAGGACCTGGCCTTTGTACCCCCGAAGGTGCATAAAAACATCTTCATCCGCACGGTGAACTACCTGCTGCGGCCGGTAAACCTGCTGGCCCATGGCAACGTGATGGACACCTTTCGCCGCGCGCTCATGTGCGCCCAGCTCGGCCTGGCGGAAAAGGAATGCCGGAGCGCGGATGTGGTGATCCATCCCTTCTTTTGTGAAAGCACCTGGTTCGATTTTGAAAACTTCGACCGCTATATCCGCGCGGGCCGCCGCGCGGCAGAAGAGGCCCTGCCGCAGATCTATGCGCTGCTGGGCCAGTCCACCCCTAACAAGGAATACAACCATGAAAATTCTCTCCTCGAACCCTCCAGCGTGGGATTCTGCGCCGCCTGA
- a CDS encoding AMP-binding protein has protein sequence MKILSSNPPAWDSAPPEVWHDWQFRRLRDYLSHRVLPFSAHYNRLFKEHGLEVGDLKSYDDWSDAPFTTKADLTVPREQQREFILMPEEAALRKEWGVILNAVLHGRAAAKGALEDEFRPVMLTSTTGRSSDPVPFLFTKHDLANLDTAGRRLMECGQSQREFRHVNAFPFAPHLAFWQTHHAGMSFGTFMVSTGGGKSLGTEGNMNLIDRIQPDVLIGMPTFMYHLMRQAVENGKHWPNIKRVVLGGEKVAEGLRARLVDLVHELGGDEVSVISTYGFTEAKMAFSECPAESGASGFHISPDLAFIELVDPRTGRPVAPGHPGEIVFTPLDARGTVVLRYRTGDIAEGGMTWQRCPHCGRTCPRLLGPISRVSEVRELHLDKVKGTLVNFNILEHLLDDQKGVAAWQIELTKRDNDPLEVDELILHVAPEPGMNARDLEQRIERRFSEVTEIHPNAIHFHDLPDLRERLGVGKLLKEVKLLDRRNQPIKAESLVNQK, from the coding sequence ATGAAAATTCTCTCCTCGAACCCTCCAGCGTGGGATTCTGCGCCGCCTGAGGTCTGGCACGACTGGCAGTTCCGCCGGCTGCGCGACTACCTCAGCCACCGGGTGCTGCCTTTCAGCGCCCACTACAACCGTCTCTTCAAAGAGCACGGCCTGGAAGTCGGTGACCTCAAGTCCTACGACGACTGGTCCGACGCGCCCTTCACCACCAAGGCGGACCTGACGGTGCCGCGTGAGCAGCAGCGGGAGTTTATCCTGATGCCGGAGGAGGCCGCCCTGCGCAAGGAATGGGGTGTCATCCTGAATGCCGTGCTGCATGGTCGTGCTGCGGCCAAAGGGGCGCTGGAGGATGAATTCCGCCCGGTGATGCTGACCAGCACCACGGGCCGGTCCTCTGACCCGGTGCCCTTCCTTTTCACCAAGCATGACCTGGCGAATCTGGACACCGCAGGCCGCAGGCTGATGGAGTGCGGGCAGTCGCAGCGGGAGTTCCGCCATGTGAATGCCTTCCCCTTTGCGCCGCATCTGGCCTTCTGGCAGACGCACCATGCGGGGATGAGCTTTGGCACTTTCATGGTCAGCACCGGCGGCGGCAAGTCGCTAGGCACGGAGGGGAACATGAACCTCATTGACCGCATCCAGCCGGATGTACTCATCGGCATGCCCACCTTCATGTATCACCTGATGCGGCAGGCGGTGGAAAACGGCAAACACTGGCCTAACATCAAGCGTGTTGTCCTGGGCGGTGAAAAGGTGGCCGAAGGGCTGCGGGCCCGCCTGGTGGACCTGGTCCATGAGCTGGGCGGGGATGAAGTGAGCGTCATCAGCACCTATGGCTTTACCGAGGCGAAGATGGCCTTTTCCGAATGCCCGGCGGAATCCGGCGCCAGCGGCTTTCACATCAGCCCGGACCTGGCTTTCATTGAGCTGGTGGACCCGCGCACCGGGCGGCCCGTGGCCCCTGGTCATCCCGGGGAGATCGTCTTCACGCCGCTGGATGCGCGGGGCACCGTGGTGCTGCGCTACCGCACGGGTGACATTGCCGAAGGCGGCATGACCTGGCAGCGCTGCCCGCACTGCGGCCGCACCTGCCCGCGCCTGCTCGGCCCCATCAGCCGCGTCAGCGAGGTGCGCGAGCTGCACCTGGACAAGGTCAAAGGCACGCTGGTGAATTTTAACATCCTGGAGCATCTCCTGGATGACCAGAAAGGCGTGGCCGCCTGGCAGATCGAGCTGACCAAACGCGATAACGACCCGCTGGAGGTGGACGAGCTGATCCTGCACGTGGCCCCTGAACCGGGCATGAACGCCCGCGACCTGGAGCAGCGCATCGAGCGGCGCTTCTCTGAAGTCACCGAAATCCACCCCAACGCCATCCATTTTCACGACCTCCCCGACCTGCGCGAACGCCTGGGCGTGGGCAAGCTGCTCAAGGAGGTCAAGCTGTTAGACAGACGCAACCAACCCATCAAGGCCGAATCCTTAGTGAACCAGAAATGA
- a CDS encoding thiolase family protein produces the protein MKPLYIVSAIRTPFTRAGSSLSGLDAVDLGKAAVSALLSRTGLDPQAVDETIFGCVGQPADAQNIARVIALRAGLPEAKPAMTVHRNCASGLEALTTAHAKMCAGQGDVFIVGGTESMSNMPLYFSQRAAGKFGSLGKARSFGQKMGAMTSFRLSDFAPVIGLKLGLTDPVVEMNMGETAELLAREFKITRERQDAFALRSHQRAATAAAALQKETAPLYLLGRSVEPVLADNGVRNDSTLEKLGRLKPLFERHHGSVTAGNSSQLTDGAVAMLVASEEAVARHGWQPLGRLVDYAYTGCDPRRMGLGPVRAMDALLHRTPDTLADMDVVEINEAFAAQVLAVLECLKDSGCARRAGLEAPLGEIDEERLNPRGGAIALGHPVGATGARLVLTALDQLRETGGRKALVSLCIGGGQGGAALLERA, from the coding sequence ATGAAACCTCTTTATATTGTCTCCGCCATCCGCACGCCCTTTACCCGCGCGGGCAGCAGCCTTTCCGGGCTGGATGCGGTGGATCTCGGCAAGGCTGCCGTGTCCGCCCTGCTCTCCCGCACCGGTCTGGATCCCCAGGCAGTGGATGAAACCATTTTCGGATGTGTCGGCCAGCCGGCCGATGCGCAAAACATCGCCCGTGTCATCGCCCTGCGCGCTGGGCTGCCGGAAGCCAAGCCTGCCATGACGGTGCACCGCAACTGTGCCTCCGGCCTGGAAGCGCTGACCACGGCCCATGCCAAAATGTGCGCGGGCCAGGGTGATGTCTTCATCGTCGGCGGCACCGAGAGCATGTCCAACATGCCGCTGTATTTCTCCCAGCGCGCCGCCGGTAAATTTGGCAGCCTGGGCAAGGCCCGCAGTTTTGGCCAGAAGATGGGGGCGATGACCTCTTTCCGGCTCTCGGATTTTGCCCCGGTCATCGGCTTGAAGCTCGGCCTGACCGACCCGGTCGTGGAAATGAACATGGGGGAGACGGCGGAGCTGCTGGCGCGTGAATTTAAAATCACGCGTGAACGCCAGGACGCCTTTGCCCTGCGCAGCCATCAGCGTGCCGCCACGGCCGCCGCCGCTTTGCAAAAAGAAACGGCACCGCTTTATCTCCTGGGCCGGTCCGTGGAACCGGTGCTGGCGGACAACGGTGTGCGTAACGATTCCACCCTGGAAAAACTGGGCCGCCTGAAACCCCTGTTTGAGCGTCATCACGGCAGTGTCACGGCGGGAAATTCCAGCCAGCTCACCGACGGTGCAGTGGCCATGCTGGTGGCCAGTGAAGAGGCCGTGGCACGCCATGGCTGGCAGCCGCTGGGCCGCTTGGTGGACTATGCCTACACCGGCTGTGACCCGCGCCGCATGGGCCTGGGACCTGTCCGTGCCATGGATGCCCTGCTGCACCGCACGCCGGACACCCTGGCTGACATGGACGTGGTGGAGATCAATGAAGCCTTCGCCGCCCAGGTCCTGGCCGTGCTGGAGTGCCTCAAAGACTCAGGCTGCGCCCGCCGTGCGGGCCTGGAAGCGCCTTTGGGAGAAATAGACGAAGAGCGGCTGAACCCGCGCGGCGGTGCCATCGCCCTCGGTCATCCGGTGGGAGCCACGGGCGCCCGCCTGGTGCTCACCGCGCTGGACCAGCTACGTGAAACCGGCGGCCGCAAGGCCCTGGTCAGCCTCTGCATCGGCGGAGGCCAGGGCGGTGCAGCCCTGCTCGAAAGAGCCTGA